A genomic segment from Aspergillus puulaauensis MK2 DNA, chromosome 1, nearly complete sequence encodes:
- the sidI gene encoding putative long-chain-fatty-acid-CoA ligase (COG:I;~EggNog:ENOG410PIIB;~InterPro:IPR000873,IPR020845,IPR042099,IPR025110;~PFAM:PF00501,PF13193;~SMCOG1002:AMP-dependent synthetase and ligase;~antiSMASH:Cluster_1.10), giving the protein MAAVHRLQQTLSHLQPTQATQQLSVVYGPTEPELLDVTLGELLTLQSLQYGDYECLVFPWTGTRWTYADLNDEADRVARGMLAMGIKKGDRVGIMAGNCEQYISIFFAAARVGAILVVLNNTYTPSELYYALDHTDVRLLFLTPRIHRHSLEEVLEKLGSHPKEAGTSNALEEIVVLRGEYKDFTTYAQVVERGLPLSSNALPAREAELQPEDVCNLQFTSGSTGSPKAAMLTHHNLVNNSRFIGDRMSLTSFDILCCPPPLFHCFGLVLGMLAVVTHGSKIVFPAETFDPLATLHAISDEKCTALHGVPTMFEAILSFDKPENFDCSNLRTGIIAGAPVPRPLMKRLFEELNMRQYTSSYGLTEASPTCFNAVTTDSIETRLQTVGKVMPHAKAKVVDANGAIVPVGHRGELCMAGYQLTKGYWNNPAKTAETLVTDEDGTVWLKTGDEAVFTPEGRCSITGRFKDIIIRGGENIYPLEIEERLSSHPSISVASVIGIPDQKYGEVVGAFISLAEGATRPTDDELRGWTRETLGRHKAPQHVFVFGEEGVDRTVPVTGSGKVRKVDLRKIAAGVLERRKMKAITDTTTTA; this is encoded by the exons ATGGCCGCTGTACACCGGCTCCAGCAGACTCTCTCCCACCTGCAGCCCACGCAGGCCACCCAGCAACTCTCGGTTGTTTACGGGCCAACAGAGCCGGAGTTGTTGGATGTCACTTTGGGTGAGCTTTTGACTCTGCAGAGCCTTCAGTATGGCGACTACGAGTGTCTTGTCTTCCCCTGGACCGGGACTCGGTGGACGTATGCAGATTTGAACGACGAGGCCGATCGGGTGGCCCGGGGAATGCTGGCGATGGGCATCAAGAAGGGAGACCGGGTTGGAATTATGGCTGGCAATTGCGAGCAGTACATTTCGATTttcttcgctgctgctcgcGTCGGTGCCATTCTCGTCGTTTTGAATAATACTTATACCCCGTCGGAGCTCTACTATGCACTCGACCATACTG ATGTCCGATTGCTTTTCCTGACCCCCCGCATCCACCGTCACTCCCTAGAAGAAGttctcgagaagctcggCTCTCACCCTAAAGAGGCTGGCACATCCAACGCTCTTGAGGAGATCGTCGTGCTCCGCGGCGAATACAAAGACTTTACCACCTACGCACAGGTTGTCGAGCGTGGTCTCCCTCTCTCCAGCAATGCCCTGCCCGCTCGCGAAGCCGAACTACAACCAGAAGATGTATGCAATCTGCAGTTCACCAGCGGTTCAACTGGAAGCCCCAAGGCCGCCATGCTCACGCACCA CAACCTTGTCAACAACTCCCGCTTCATCGGCGATCGCATGAGCCTCACCTCATTCGACATTCTGTGCTGCCCTCCCCCGCTCTTCCACTGCTTCGGGCTCGTCCTCGGCATGCTGGCTGTCGTCACGCATGGCTCGAAGATCGTCTTCCCCGCCGAGACCTTCGACCCGCTCGCAACGCTCCATGCCATCTCTGACGAGAAGTGTACTGCCCTGCATGGCGTCCCCACCATGTTCGAGGCGATCCTCAGCTTCGACAAGCCCGAGAACTTCGACTGCAGTAACCTGCGCACGGGCATCATTGCCGGCGCACCAGTGCCCCGTCCACTCATGAAGCGGCTCTTCGAAGAACTCAACATGAGGCAGTATACCAGCTCCTACG GCCTAACAGAAGCATCCCCGACGTGCTTCAACGCCGTCACAACGGACTCAATCGAGACACGCCTCCAAACAGTTGGAAAGGTCATGCCACACGCAAAAGCCAAGGTCGTCGACGCCAACGGCGCAATCGTCCCCGTCGGCCACCGCGGCGAGCTCTGCATGGCCGGGTACCAATTGACAAAGGGGTACTGGAACAATCCCGCAAAGACGGCCGAGACCCTCGTCACGGATGAAGACGGCACGGTCTGGCTGAAGACCGGTGACGAGGCGGTTTTTACCCCCGAGGGTCGGTGCAGTATTACGGGGCGGTTTaaggatattattattcgTG GCGGCGAAAACATCTACCCACTCGAAATCGAAGAGCGTCTCTCCAGCcacccctccatctccgtcgCATCCGTCATCGGCATCCCAGACCAGAAATACGGTGAGGTCGTGGGGGCCTTCATCTCCCTGGCGGAGGGCGCGACCAGGCCGACTGACGACGAGCTACGGGGCTGGACGCGCGAGACACTGGGTAGACACAAGGCGCCGCAGCACGTCTTCGTgtttggcgaggagggagtggaTCGCACGGTTCCTGTAACTGGAAGCGGGAAAGTGCGTAAGGTGGACTTGCGGAAAATTGCGGCGGGGGTTTTGGAGCGTcggaagatgaaggcgattACGGATACTACTACGACTGCTTGA